One Neoarius graeffei isolate fNeoGra1 chromosome 16, fNeoGra1.pri, whole genome shotgun sequence DNA segment encodes these proteins:
- the anln gene encoding anillin isoform X1: protein MCACRGRFRKLWFRLLYPERKTGLALNCSGMDPFTEKLLERTRARRENLQKKMAERPTAANRQMTKRSREPLTETNSVVSQPPAEKVLPSSKPSPSKRRCSEENARFSGEENKEPVALQVTASEPVTDKKPPIASSSIHLATVERRAVHSSSDSGTGLAHPPQVTEKMEACPSQTITGFTDKVMKRSVIEESGEVLKDTPAPIPAASSMKSRLQRLAEQRQYWDSEGSFEPVPNSAALSPVKSQRLEIATNPAPAITSEKPSGRKGRLADLAATISSWEDDLGHPSTSSNNAKGQPSAACVPSPARVGMGANVKPVAAAAQQAKSVQPVASKPVHSTQQLPVYSPVRSSRVIPPSPQKTEVPEPKLAKGHLSPASSPLKSFSSHHSTPLQSGRVPSSPQATQCSQSPLKTQAPCKELGPGKVVNASPAKANVPTNPSSSVVLSQAAERLTKDTTPLQKSGPIGSAGGVKSFLERFGERCQERNQGSPLNGVGLARTPAVTPSSAHKSRLLQERLAVTQGASSTALLTQKQKMEREAELAQVRSRFQNGKISKSREDLAEDTNNPESKKVDDPNKKSDPVLNDEPSAPLLYIPETKFGEKEKSNIKPVPSSPMKKVEFSLENAETDEEREKETEEEIRETEMNVDGSINSEVINDLFEDVLEENDEHDEEEDALNISSMSLLTPLAETVAAVAKSPERKVMVSLAETSTPASSFIEKNGTPEGVSRPTKFQRTRMLHAASSDSIETLEEQKLPYSIDAYRSTRVKETERPQVKQVIVRKEDVSQRMEETQNTSHINIKQKMQILTNEMNMQQTVIHQASQALNCCTDEEHGKGSQVEAEAERLLLIATERRVALKAELDRLKAEGPAVQKKSSSKAQDDMGVSATKGSITLQDLRLPLKADFVCSTANKPEAGSHYFFVVIRAGAQNMVATPLASTNNALSGDALTFSTKFTLSDVSSDFEINIEVYYLVLKRELVVDKRKKPAKSKAITPKRFLAITKSNLQTPVVASPGGPNSVRTSNFALVGSHKLTLAAIGKHKFPLEKIKYEGCESRLLSDMFQNKVPFLCPLEGHIYLKVHCEVDSHVQERGFLTMFEDVSGFGAWHRRWCVLSGYCISYWTYPDDEKRKNPIGRINLASCTSRKVEPANREFCARPNTFELITVRPQRDDDKETLVSQCKNTMCVTKNWLSADTKEERNLWMRKLNQILVDLRMWQPDSCYRPM, encoded by the exons ATGTGCGCGTGCAGAGGAAGATTTAGAAAGTTGTGGTTTCGGCTGCTCTATCCGGAGAGGAAAACGGGTTTAGCGTTAAATTGTTCTGGAATGGATCCTTTCACTGAG AAACTGTTGGAGCGCACACGAGCTCGCAGGGAGAATCTTCAGAAGAAGATGGCGGAGAGGCCCACAGCAGCCAACCGACAAATGACCAAGCGGTCAAGAGAGCCACTTACAGAGACGAACAGCGTCGTCAGTCAGCCACCGGCTGAAAAAG TACTTCCTTCTTCCAAACCCTCTCCTTCTAAGCGTCGCTGCTCAGAGGAGAATGCTCGTTTCAGTGGGGAAGAGAACAAGGAGCCTGTTGCTCTTCAGGTCACGGCTTCAGAGCCTGTAACAGACAAGAAGCCCCCCATTGCATCAAGCAGTATCCACTTAGCCACAGTGGAGAGACGAGCTGTCCATTCTAGCTCAGACTCGGGCACAGGGCTTGCACACCCGCCTCAAGTCACTGAGAAAATGGAGGCTTGTCCTTCACAGACAATAACAGGCTTCACAGATAAGGTGATGAAGCGTTCTGTGATTGAGGAAAGCGGTGAAGTTCTCAAAGACACTCCTGCTCCCATTCCAGCTGCCAGCAGCATGAAGTCTCGCCTGCAGAGACTGGCAGAACAGAGGCAGTACTGGGACTCGGAGG GTAGTTTTGAGCCAGTTCCCAACAGTGCAGCCCTGTCCCCTGTTAAATCCCAGAGGCTGGAGATTGCTACTAATCCAGCTCCAGCCATCACGTCAGAGAAACCATCAGGCAGGAAGGGCAGACTGGCAGACCTTGCTGCAACAATCAGTTCCTGGGAAGATGATCTTGGGCATCCATCTACTTCCAGCAACAATGCAAAAGGGCAGCCTAGTGCAGCTTGTGTTCCTTCTCCAGCACGTGTGGGAATGGGTGCCAATGTCAagcctgttgctgctgctgcacaACAAGCTAAGTCTGTCCAGCCAGTTGCTAGCAAGCCTGTCCACAGCACTCAGCAG CTGCCAGTTTATTCTCCAGTCAGATCATCCAGAGTGATTCCTCCAAGCCCTCAGAAGACTGAGGTGCCTGAGCCAAAACTGGCCAAAGGACACCTGTCCCCTGCATCCAGCCCCTTGAAAAGCTTCTCTAGtcaccactccactccactccaatcTGGAAGAGTCCCATCTTCTCCTCAGGCTACCCAGTGTTCCCAAAGCCCTCTGAAGACTCAGGCCCCATGCAAAGAACTTGGGCCAGGAAAAGTGGTTAATGCAAGTCCTGCAAAAGCCAACGTTCCTACCAACCCTTCCTCCAGTGTAGTGCTCTCACAGGCTGCGGAGAGGCTGACCAAGGATACAACACCCCTACAGAAAAGTGGCCCAATTGGATCTGCTG GGGGTGTGAAGTCATTTTTGGAGCGTTTTGGGGAAAGGTGCCAAGAACGTAATCAGGGTTCTCCTCTTAACGGCGTGGGTCTGGCTCGTACACCTGCTGTTACACCATCATCCGCTCACAAATCGAGACTGCTTCAGGAGAGGCTTGCTGTCACGCAGGGAGCTTCCAGCACTGCCCTCCTCACCCAGAAGCAGAAAATG GAACGTGAGGCAGAATTGGCACAGGTTCGCAGTCGATTTCAGAATGGCAAGATATCGAAAAGCAGAGAGGATCTCGCAGAGGACACAAATAACCCAGAATCTAAG AAGGTGGACGATCCTAATAAAAAGTCTGACCCAGTGCTTAACGATGAGCCTTCAGCACCACTCCTGTATATTCCAGAAACGAAATTCGGTGAAAAAG AAAAATCAAATATAAAACCTGTCCCGTCAAGCCCGATGAAGAAGGTTGAGTTTTCTCTCGAAAATGCGGAAACGGACGAGGAAAGAGAAAAAG AAACAGAGGAGGAGATACGAGAGACTGAGATGAATGTAGATGGCTCCATTAACTCCGAGGTCATTAACGATCTATTTGAAGATGTTTTGGAGGAGAATGATGAGCATGATGAAGAGGAAGATGCACTAAACATCTCCTCCATGTCTCTCCTCACCCCGCTGGCAGAGACTGTGGCCGCTGTGGCCAAGAGCCCCGAGAGGAAAGTCATGGTGAGTCTTGCAGAG ACTTCAACCCCAGCCAGctcatttattgagaaaaatgggaCTCCTGAGGGTGTATCTAGGCCCACAAAATTCCAAAGAACACGAATGCTTCATGCTGCCTCTTCTGACAGCATTGAGACCCTAGAAGAACAGAAACTTCCCTACAG TATCGATGCATACAGATCAACCAGAGTGAAAGAGACTGAGAGACCTCAGGTGAAACAGGTGATTGTGAGGAAGGAAGATGTGTCACAAAGAATGGAAGAGACCCAAAATACCAGTCACATTAACATTAAACAAAAGATGCAG ATTTTGACCAATGAGATGAACATGCagcagacagtgatccatcaagcCAGTCAGGCATTGAACTGCTGCACAGATGAGGAGCATGGAAAGGGCTCTCAGGTTGAGGCTGAAGCTGAGCGGCTGCTGCTTATAGCCA CTGAGAGGAGGGTGGCTCTGAAAGCTGAGCTGGATCGGCTGAAGGCAGAGGGACCAGCAGTTCAGAAGAAGAGCTCTTCCAAAGCTCAGGATGACATGGGCGTGTCTGCCACCAAAGGCTCCATCACACTGCAAGACCTTCGATTACCTCTTAAGGCTGACTTTGTCTGTTCTACCGCTAATAAGCCTG aaGCTGGAAGCCATTACTTCTTTGTGGTGATCCGTGCTGGAGCTCAAAACATGGTTGCTACTCCTCTGGCCAGCACCAACAATGCACTCAGTGGGGATGCCTTGACCTTTTCCACCAAGTTCACTTT GTCTGATGTGTCCAGTGACTTTGAAATTAATATTGAGGTCTACTATCTT GTTCTGAAACGTGAGCTGGTTGTTGATAAAAGAAAGAAGCCCGCCAAGTCCAAG GCAATAACTCCCAAGAGATTCCTTGCAATCACT AAAAGCAATCTCCAAACACCTG tagtggcaagcCCTGGGGGTCCGAATTCAGTGCGTACCAGCAACTTTGCTCTTGTTGGTTCACACAAGTTAACCTTGGCTGCTATTGGAAAACACAAATTTCCCCTGGAAAAG aTCAAATATGAAGGGTGTGAGAGCAGGCTTCTCAGTGACATGTTTCAGAATAAG GTGCCCTTTCTCTGTCCTTTGGAGGGCCATATTTACCTCAAGGTGCACTGTGAGGTTGACTCTCATGTGCAGGAAAGAGGCTTTTTG ACCATGTTCGAGGACGTCAGTGGCTTTGGAGCCTGGCACAGGAGATGGTGTGTCCTCTCCGGGTACTGCATCTCCTACTGGACTTATCCTGATGATGAAAAACGCAAG AATCCTATCGGTCGTATCAATTTGGCAAGCTGTACGAGTCGTAAAGTGGAGCCTGCTAACCGCGAGTTCTGTGCCCGGCCCAACACCTTTGAACTGATTACAGTGAGACCACAAAGGGATGATGACAAAGAAACTCTGGTCAGCCAGTGCAAGAACACGATGTGTGTCACAAA GAACTGGCTTAGTGCCGACACTAAAGAAGAGAGAAATCTGTGGATGCGGAAGCTCAATCAAATCCTGGTGGACCTGCGCATGTGGCAGCCAGACTCGTGTTACAGGCCAATGTGA